The following proteins come from a genomic window of Lolium rigidum isolate FL_2022 chromosome 5, APGP_CSIRO_Lrig_0.1, whole genome shotgun sequence:
- the LOC124651978 gene encoding zinc finger A20 and AN1 domain-containing stress-associated protein 7-like, translating into MADHASATSLKRKCPDSDSSSESSPAGMCPGGCGFYGAAATGNMCSKCYKEKAVPASETTAAQTSVFVPAPASPTAPPEKKAKTIVSVASSDGAVASVKQPTPATTNRCATCRKKVGMLGFRCRCEGTFCSVHRYSDKHDCGFDYKTAAREKIAKNNPTVVADKIATRI; encoded by the coding sequence ATGGCGGACCACGCGTCGGCGACTTCCCTGAAGCGCAAGTGCCCCGACAGCGACAGCTCGTCTGAGTCGTCTCCGGCCGGCATGTGCCCCGGTGGCTGCGGCTTCtacggcgccgccgccaccggcaacATGTGCTCCAAGTGCTACAAGGAGAAAGCCGTCCCCGCCTCCGAAACCACGGCGGCTCAGACGAGCGTCTTCGTCCCTGCCCCTGCATCTCCCACCGCGCCGCCGGAGAAGAAGGCCAAGACCATCGTCTCCGTCGCGTCTTCTGACGGTGCCGTGGCGTCCGTGAAGCAGCCAACGCCGGCGACGACGAACCGGTGCGCGACATGCCGCAAGAAGGTGGGCATGCTGGGGTTCCGCTGCCGCTGCGAGGGCACCTTCTGCAGCGTCCACCGCTACTCCGACAAGCACGACTGCGGCTTCGACTACAAGACGGCTGCCCGGGAGAAGATTGCCAAGAACAACCCGACTGTCGTTGCCGACAAGATCGCAACGAGGATCTGA